The sequence TGGAGGTGTATGCTAATGTATTTATCAACAGGAGAATTGTCAAAACGTCTAAAAGTATCCGTTAGAACGCTAAGGTATTATGACCAAATTGGTCTTGTCCACCCCTCCTAAAAAGGGGAGGGAGGCAAGCGGTTTTATTCAAAGGAAGATATTTTAGCACTTGAAAAAATTCTCCTTTTGAAATCACTATCACTTTCTCTTGAAGATAGTAAAAAAATCGTAACGGAAAAATCGATGACATCCATCTTATTGGTACATAAATCTTTATTAGAGGAACAAGTAGACATCATACAAAAATCGATTCAACATACAACTTCCTTATTAAATATTTTGAAATTGGAAGGAACTATCAACTGGGAAGACTTGCTCTCTTTAGTTGTCAACCAAGAAAAGGAACGTGATTGGCAACAATATTTCACGGAAGATGAAAAACAACTGTTGAAAGAGCAACTTCCCAAGCTTGAAAATGACGATTTAACCACAAAAAAATGGATGAATGTGATGAAACGAATTGAAATGTGTATGGACAAGGAGCTATCTCCACAATCGGTAG comes from Sporosarcina sp. FSL K6-3457 and encodes:
- a CDS encoding MerR family DNA-binding transcriptional regulator, giving the protein MYLSTGELSKRLKVSVRTLRYYDQIGLVHPS
- a CDS encoding MerR family transcriptional regulator, which codes for MKSLSLSLEDSKKIVTEKSMTSILLVHKSLLEEQVDIIQKSIQHTTSLLNILKLEGTINWEDLLSLVVNQEKERDWQQYFTEDEKQLLKEQLPKLENDDLTTKKWMNVMKRIEMCMDKELSPQSVEMQLIMEDMNILSEETFQGDQQLMDKFWEVRKSEKASADLGLYPINPALIEFIEQALQVEK